In Deinococcus sp. QL22, the following are encoded in one genomic region:
- a CDS encoding M23 family metallopeptidase, with amino-acid sequence MTLAFWPTLDTPTTRYTVQPGCAWLDPAYYKALGSVHPAIDLNAVTGSDTDVGDPVHGTDAGVVVAVMWDGYIGGIVEIKHGDGSISGYWHLRDIHVKLGQLVSGGDLIGQIGKGAKLSMAAHLHFYVKKAGVNLPPNYWPSTHMKERKACEAFVRENYHPPEEWLHARGAKRTLASLQVLRGEPMRVLVNDVEITGQLVQRPDNGVTVDARTQTVRVYVNSREPEPISIPALPLN; translated from the coding sequence ATGACCTTAGCTTTCTGGCCGACGCTCGACACCCCCACCACCCGTTACACCGTGCAACCTGGCTGTGCTTGGCTTGACCCTGCCTACTACAAGGCGCTTGGCTCCGTTCACCCCGCCATCGATCTGAATGCGGTCACCGGCAGTGACACCGATGTGGGTGACCCGGTGCACGGTACGGATGCAGGTGTGGTGGTGGCCGTGATGTGGGACGGGTACATCGGCGGCATCGTTGAGATCAAGCACGGCGATGGCAGCATTTCGGGTTATTGGCACCTGCGAGACATTCACGTCAAGCTGGGCCAACTGGTCAGTGGCGGCGATCTGATCGGGCAGATCGGGAAAGGCGCGAAGCTCAGCATGGCCGCGCATCTACACTTCTACGTCAAGAAGGCGGGCGTCAATCTGCCCCCCAACTACTGGCCCAGCACCCATATGAAAGAGCGGAAGGCGTGCGAAGCGTTTGTGCGGGAGAACTACCACCCACCGGAAGAGTGGCTGCACGCCCGCGGGGCCAAGCGCACGCTGGCATCGCTGCAAGTCCTGCGAGGGGAACCCATGCGCGTCCTGGTCAATGACGTCGAAATCACTGGCCAACTGGTGCAACGCCCCGACAACGGTGTGACCGTGGATGCCCGTACCCAGACGGTGCGGGTGTACGTCAACAGTCGTGAGCCCGAACCCATCAGCATCCCAGCACTGCCGCTGAACTAG